From the genome of Papaver somniferum cultivar HN1 chromosome 2, ASM357369v1, whole genome shotgun sequence, one region includes:
- the LOC113347130 gene encoding uncharacterized protein LOC113347130 isoform X3, whose protein sequence is MVAASGNPFAKEMAIRKRILNIYNKREEDFSSLREYNDYLEEVEDMTTNLVEGIDVAAIEAKIAQYKEENAEQITLSQARKAEELAAALQASKGGVVMQSDATDGAMNQSSQGFTGQGQYVPAVAGAMGQPRPTGMAPQPVPLGHDMHGYAVDDEEMMRLRAERGGRAGGWSIELSRKRALEEAFSSIWR, encoded by the exons atggTGGCTGCATCAGGAAATCCTTTTGCCAAGGAGATGGCTATACGGAAGAGAATCTTGAACAT ATACAATAAGAGAGAAGAAGACTTTTCCTCATTAAGAGAATACAATGATTATCTAGAGGAAGTGGAGGACATGA CAACTAACTTGGTAGAGGGCATAGATGTAGCTGCTATCGAAGCTAAAATTGCCCAATACAAGGAAGAAAATGCCGAACAGATAACTCTTTCTCAAGCTCGCAAG GCAGAGGAATTAGCAGCAGCTCTGCAAGCAAGCAAAGGAGGAGTGGTCATGCAGAGTGATGCAACTGATGGG GCCATGAATCAAAGCTCTCAAGGGTTTACTGGGCAGGGGCAGTATGTGCCAGCAGTTGCTGGGGCTATGGGTCAACCTCGGCCAACAGGCATGGCCCCACAACCTGTTCCATTAGGTCATGATATGCATGGTTATGCAGTTGATGATGAGGAAATGATGAGGCTCAGAGCAGAGAGAGGTGGAAGGGCCGGAGGATGGAGTATAGAACTAAGCAGGAAAAGGGCACTTGAGGAAGCCTTCAGTAGCATTTGG agatAG
- the LOC113347130 gene encoding uncharacterized protein LOC113347130 isoform X1 yields MVAASGNPFAKEMAIRKRILNIYNKREEDFSSLREYNDYLEEVEDMTTNLVEGIDVAAIEAKIAQYKEENAEQITLSQARKAEELAAALQASKGGVVMQSDATDGAMNQSSQGFTGQGQYVPAVAGAMGQPRPTGMAPQPVPLGHDMHGYAVDDEEMMRLRAERGGRAGGWSIELSRKRALEEAFSSIWWFFKTITFRTLDSNVGDSDREWMAPEMEGKERAC; encoded by the exons atggTGGCTGCATCAGGAAATCCTTTTGCCAAGGAGATGGCTATACGGAAGAGAATCTTGAACAT ATACAATAAGAGAGAAGAAGACTTTTCCTCATTAAGAGAATACAATGATTATCTAGAGGAAGTGGAGGACATGA CAACTAACTTGGTAGAGGGCATAGATGTAGCTGCTATCGAAGCTAAAATTGCCCAATACAAGGAAGAAAATGCCGAACAGATAACTCTTTCTCAAGCTCGCAAG GCAGAGGAATTAGCAGCAGCTCTGCAAGCAAGCAAAGGAGGAGTGGTCATGCAGAGTGATGCAACTGATGGG GCCATGAATCAAAGCTCTCAAGGGTTTACTGGGCAGGGGCAGTATGTGCCAGCAGTTGCTGGGGCTATGGGTCAACCTCGGCCAACAGGCATGGCCCCACAACCTGTTCCATTAGGTCATGATATGCATGGTTATGCAGTTGATGATGAGGAAATGATGAGGCTCAGAGCAGAGAGAGGTGGAAGGGCCGGAGGATGGAGTATAGAACTAAGCAGGAAAAGGGCACTTGAGGAAGCCTTCAGTAGCATTTGG TGGTTCTTCAAAACAATTACATTCAGGACCCTAGATTCTAATGTGGG agatAGTGATCGAGAATGGATGGCGCCAGAAATGGAAGGTAAGGAAAGGGCATGTTAG
- the LOC113347130 gene encoding uncharacterized protein LOC113347130 isoform X4 codes for MVAASGNPFAKEMAIRKRILNIYNKREEDFSSLREYNDYLEEVEDMTTNLVEGIDVAAIEAKIAQYKEENAEQITLSQARKAEELAAALQASKGGVVMQSDATDGAMNQSSQGFTGQGQYVPAVAGAMGQPRPTGMAPQPVPLGHDMHGYAVDDEEMMRLRAERGGRAGGWSIELSRKRALEEAFSSIW; via the exons atggTGGCTGCATCAGGAAATCCTTTTGCCAAGGAGATGGCTATACGGAAGAGAATCTTGAACAT ATACAATAAGAGAGAAGAAGACTTTTCCTCATTAAGAGAATACAATGATTATCTAGAGGAAGTGGAGGACATGA CAACTAACTTGGTAGAGGGCATAGATGTAGCTGCTATCGAAGCTAAAATTGCCCAATACAAGGAAGAAAATGCCGAACAGATAACTCTTTCTCAAGCTCGCAAG GCAGAGGAATTAGCAGCAGCTCTGCAAGCAAGCAAAGGAGGAGTGGTCATGCAGAGTGATGCAACTGATGGG GCCATGAATCAAAGCTCTCAAGGGTTTACTGGGCAGGGGCAGTATGTGCCAGCAGTTGCTGGGGCTATGGGTCAACCTCGGCCAACAGGCATGGCCCCACAACCTGTTCCATTAGGTCATGATATGCATGGTTATGCAGTTGATGATGAGGAAATGATGAGGCTCAGAGCAGAGAGAGGTGGAAGGGCCGGAGGATGGAGTATAGAACTAAGCAGGAAAAGGGCACTTGAGGAAGCCTTCAGTAGCATTTGG TGA
- the LOC113347130 gene encoding uncharacterized protein LOC113347130 isoform X2 translates to MVAASGNPFAKEMAIRKRILNIYNKREEDFSSLREYNDYLEEVEDMTTNLVEGIDVAAIEAKIAQYKEENAEQITLSQARKAEELAAALQASKGGVVMQSDATDGAMNQSSQGFTGQGQYVPAVAGAMGQPRPTGMAPQPVPLGHDMHGYAVDDEEMMRLRAERGGRAGGWSIELSRKRALEEAFSSIWV, encoded by the exons atggTGGCTGCATCAGGAAATCCTTTTGCCAAGGAGATGGCTATACGGAAGAGAATCTTGAACAT ATACAATAAGAGAGAAGAAGACTTTTCCTCATTAAGAGAATACAATGATTATCTAGAGGAAGTGGAGGACATGA CAACTAACTTGGTAGAGGGCATAGATGTAGCTGCTATCGAAGCTAAAATTGCCCAATACAAGGAAGAAAATGCCGAACAGATAACTCTTTCTCAAGCTCGCAAG GCAGAGGAATTAGCAGCAGCTCTGCAAGCAAGCAAAGGAGGAGTGGTCATGCAGAGTGATGCAACTGATGGG GCCATGAATCAAAGCTCTCAAGGGTTTACTGGGCAGGGGCAGTATGTGCCAGCAGTTGCTGGGGCTATGGGTCAACCTCGGCCAACAGGCATGGCCCCACAACCTGTTCCATTAGGTCATGATATGCATGGTTATGCAGTTGATGATGAGGAAATGATGAGGCTCAGAGCAGAGAGAGGTGGAAGGGCCGGAGGATGGAGTATAGAACTAAGCAGGAAAAGGGCACTTGAGGAAGCCTTCAGTAGCATTTGGGTAtga